The following proteins come from a genomic window of Miscanthus floridulus cultivar M001 chromosome 2, ASM1932011v1, whole genome shotgun sequence:
- the LOC136527486 gene encoding uncharacterized protein, which yields MPELVTNSQSRPVGNRTPRIPVLAPTDRSATDDATSELKNAICSTKRNNDRNQQPLKRKGMDQIMDRGQTSTAGHETLMDVREGNKPVGLLKAEQMFDEYISSESGKAADKMSKVKINFPSGTLRSETTLSDTDRKDEGISLVDVSKHGKPVDECSTYKANKKKHTELLDAEVPAEEQNVAHSINITEDTLNSDSARGIGDLL from the exons ATGCCAG AACTGGTTACGAACAGTCAAAGTCGTCCTGTTGGGAATCGTACCCCTCGGATACCAGTTTTAGCTCCTACGGACAGGAGCGCTACTGATGATGCCACATCAGAACTTAAAAACGCCATCTGCTCTACAAAAAGGAATAATGACAGG AATCAGCAACCTTTGAAAAGAAAAGGAATGGACCAAATTATGGACAGGGGTCAGACCAGTACAGCTGGGCATGAAACCTTAATGGACGTTAGAGAAGGGAACAAACCTGTTGGATTACTCAAAGCAGAACAAATGTTTGATGAGTACATTTCTTCAG AGTCTGGTAAGGCAGCTGATAAGATGTCAAAAGTCAAGATTAATTTTCCTTCAG GTACACTTAGAAGTGAGACTACATTATCTGATACTGATAGGAAGGATGAAGGGATTTCTCTGGTTGATGTATCTAAACATGGGAAGCCAGTTGATGAGTGCAGCACTTATAAGGCCAATAAGAAAAAGCACACTGAGTTATTAGATGCAGAG GTGCCTGCTGAAGAACAAAATGTAGCGCATTCTATTAATATCACTGAGGATACCCTGAATTCTGACTCTGCAAGAGGAATAGGAGATTTACTATAA